In one Leptospira yasudae genomic region, the following are encoded:
- a CDS encoding helix-turn-helix transcriptional regulator, giving the protein MDLTSNGILYLMNGRVFFATNAMQTDFHSHYAATLAVSLTETINIETESGKEEYRVALVGPNTYHRTVSPGIEMVALLIDPETYEYGSISEFVQTGEVKRLEVNAFLPLIERLWDLYYGRLNDTEVWDLHIDLLRTVYPFRKLEKAIDERIQKIAQRIRTEMPDSIRMKEIGKDFSVSEDRLIRLFKENLGIPLRRYLLWVRILEAAKLLKDGKSITEAAHAAGFSDSAHFTRTFKENFGFVPSLFFGHLKSIELRFCEVTELA; this is encoded by the coding sequence ATGGATCTTACGAGCAACGGCATTCTGTATCTTATGAACGGTCGCGTATTTTTTGCGACGAACGCGATGCAGACGGACTTTCATTCTCATTACGCGGCCACTCTCGCCGTCTCCCTAACCGAAACGATCAACATAGAAACCGAAAGCGGAAAGGAAGAATATCGAGTCGCTTTAGTCGGCCCGAACACGTATCATAGAACGGTCTCGCCCGGAATCGAGATGGTCGCTTTGCTGATCGATCCCGAAACGTACGAATACGGATCGATCTCCGAGTTTGTCCAGACCGGAGAAGTCAAACGTTTGGAAGTGAATGCGTTTCTTCCTTTGATCGAACGGCTGTGGGATTTATATTATGGAAGACTTAACGACACAGAAGTATGGGATCTTCACATCGATCTGTTGCGTACGGTTTATCCGTTTCGAAAGTTGGAAAAGGCGATCGACGAACGGATCCAAAAGATCGCACAAAGAATTCGCACAGAGATGCCGGACAGCATTCGTATGAAGGAGATCGGAAAGGATTTTTCCGTTTCGGAAGACAGATTGATCCGTCTCTTTAAGGAGAATCTCGGAATTCCGTTGCGAAGATATTTATTGTGGGTTCGGATTCTCGAAGCTGCAAAACTTCTCAAAGACGGAAAGAGCATCACGGAAGCGGCGCACGCCGCGGGCTTTTCCGATTCCGCACATTTTACAAGAACCTTTAAGGAGAATTTCGGATTTGTTCCCTCCTTGTTTTTCGGTCATCTAAAATCGATCGAGCTTCGATTCTGCGAAGTCACCGAACTGGCATAA
- a CDS encoding M24 family metallopeptidase translates to MPLTIQKGIFSKLSSKISKYDSSSIRLPDQETKEGFLKAQRLAYQCVTEIEKEMREGWSEFQTAKLMETFLRDHGVKVFLHRPFAWFGEHARFDGYKRFTQFHPSKKRILNANESFILDVSPVVEGYIGDIGYSSSLNPNPELDFGMKYLLKLRSEIPKYFASSMSASEIWWKIDWDAKEHGFDNVHSLYPFAVLGHRVYKVHLPKISFPLLPISFASWFSLQGSYEFLTHKVLPELLTPDHEGNKIGLWAIEPHLGKGKAGFKFEEILVVENDKAYWLDEEVPHVKKYGAFQRTVWE, encoded by the coding sequence ATGCCTTTAACGATTCAAAAGGGAATCTTCTCAAAACTTTCCTCGAAGATTTCCAAATACGATTCAAGCTCGATCCGTTTGCCGGATCAAGAAACGAAAGAAGGATTCTTAAAAGCGCAAAGATTGGCGTATCAATGCGTAACGGAAATCGAAAAGGAAATGCGGGAGGGCTGGAGCGAGTTTCAAACTGCAAAACTCATGGAGACGTTTTTACGCGATCATGGCGTGAAAGTGTTTCTGCATCGCCCGTTTGCTTGGTTCGGGGAACACGCGCGCTTTGACGGTTATAAACGATTCACTCAGTTTCATCCGAGTAAAAAAAGAATCTTGAACGCGAACGAATCCTTTATCCTCGACGTGTCCCCCGTTGTGGAAGGATATATCGGCGACATCGGATATTCTTCTTCTTTGAATCCGAATCCCGAACTGGATTTCGGGATGAAGTATCTTTTAAAACTGAGATCGGAAATTCCGAAATACTTCGCCTCTTCGATGAGCGCTTCCGAGATTTGGTGGAAGATCGATTGGGATGCGAAAGAACACGGGTTCGATAACGTTCACTCTTTGTATCCGTTTGCGGTGTTGGGACATCGGGTGTATAAGGTACATCTTCCGAAGATTTCGTTTCCTTTATTGCCGATCAGTTTTGCGAGTTGGTTCAGTTTGCAGGGTTCTTACGAGTTTTTAACGCATAAGGTTTTGCCCGAACTTTTAACTCCCGATCACGAAGGGAACAAGATCGGTTTATGGGCGATCGAACCGCATTTGGGAAAAGGAAAAGCGGGTTTTAAATTCGAGGAGATTCTCGTGGTGGAAAACGACAAAGCGTATTGGCTCGACGAAGAAGTTCCTCACGTAAAAAAATACGGAGCGTTTCAAAGGACTGTATGGGAGTAA
- a CDS encoding SMP-30/gluconolactonase/LRE family protein: MGVKHKILILISFAGLIGCNPEKIKIGEAYSIGETPASIIEVQDKQDPFVNGLKTEMVDLPGHDDLIFDWKKKIGFASGMDGWIWKLDFQTGKAEAWVKPPVNPAGMQFSDSDKNKILFCASRLGGESYDENSRVGLYEVEIETGKVRPIVTDLPKLEKEEFDKVYTISERPKYSLKNLNRTNARPFSLCNDLAISKDGNRIYISEPFERDNAAMGSGAVPEAIGLYPHGKLWMYDRKNDSISLVLNGFTFVDGILIDEFGPHEETSVIFTETTKFRIIRAFLSGKKQGTSEILFENLPGLADGLERDDQGRIWTGIIKRRSGLVNFVHKNPWIKPLILSIPQGILPISHNTGLLVIDSTGKKPLYYSLHDGSKIADISVAVPSEGRIYFPSFDKKSRGLFSLSIESLPIQDRTAASAND; the protein is encoded by the coding sequence ATGGGAGTAAAACATAAAATTCTAATATTAATTTCGTTTGCTGGTTTGATCGGATGTAATCCAGAAAAGATAAAAATCGGAGAAGCGTATTCGATAGGAGAGACTCCCGCTTCGATCATCGAAGTACAGGACAAACAAGATCCTTTCGTAAACGGTTTGAAAACGGAGATGGTCGATCTTCCCGGCCACGACGATTTGATCTTTGATTGGAAAAAGAAGATCGGCTTTGCTTCCGGAATGGACGGTTGGATCTGGAAACTCGATTTTCAAACAGGAAAAGCCGAGGCTTGGGTAAAACCGCCGGTCAATCCCGCAGGCATGCAATTTTCCGATTCGGATAAAAATAAGATCTTATTCTGCGCTTCCCGATTGGGAGGAGAATCATACGATGAGAACAGCCGAGTCGGTTTATACGAAGTGGAGATTGAAACCGGAAAAGTCCGACCGATTGTAACGGATCTTCCCAAGTTGGAAAAGGAGGAATTCGACAAAGTATATACGATATCGGAACGTCCCAAGTATTCTCTGAAAAATTTAAACCGAACCAATGCAAGGCCCTTTTCTCTTTGCAACGACCTTGCGATTTCAAAAGACGGAAATCGAATCTATATCAGCGAACCGTTCGAACGGGACAATGCGGCCATGGGAAGCGGTGCGGTTCCCGAAGCGATCGGATTGTATCCTCACGGGAAACTTTGGATGTATGATCGAAAGAACGATTCGATTTCTTTGGTTTTAAACGGATTTACGTTCGTGGACGGAATCTTGATCGACGAGTTCGGACCGCACGAAGAAACATCGGTGATTTTCACCGAGACAACAAAGTTCAGAATCATACGCGCTTTTCTATCCGGAAAAAAACAAGGAACCTCGGAGATCCTTTTTGAAAACCTGCCCGGTTTGGCGGACGGACTGGAACGGGACGATCAAGGAAGAATTTGGACGGGCATCATCAAACGAAGATCGGGTCTCGTGAATTTCGTTCACAAGAATCCTTGGATCAAACCCCTAATCCTTTCGATTCCGCAAGGGATTCTACCCATTTCACATAACACAGGTTTGTTGGTAATCGATTCGACAGGAAAGAAACCTCTCTATTATTCCTTGCACGACGGTTCTAAAATCGCCGACATTTCGGTCGCGGTTCCGTCCGAAGGAAGGATTTATTTTCCTTCTTTTGATAAGAAGTCGAGAGGATTGTTTTCTCTTTCTATCGAATCCTTGCCGATTCAAGACCGAACTGCGGCTTCGGCGAACGATTGA
- the prmC gene encoding peptide chain release factor N(5)-glutamine methyltransferase yields MQHPDSILSLLKKSEDFLKKKEIPSARLDAEILLADLLNLQRVKLYVNFERLLTETEKNAYRERIVDRSKNKPTAYITGQKAFYNSVFFVNESVLIPRPETEELVEKIILDFKENEKEQTVLDLCTGSGCIGISLKLARKDWNVILSDVSEEALATARKNAEKILPEENESIQFLESDLFASIPSELRFDLIATNPPYIPLTDKETMMKDVIDYEPHLALFLENPKEFLTRLIDEARSRLNEGGRVYMETLPSLAPVLVAEAIANGWKEGKVEKDLSGKDRFVVLTRY; encoded by the coding sequence ATGCAACATCCAGACTCGATTCTCTCCCTCTTAAAAAAATCGGAAGACTTCTTAAAAAAGAAAGAAATTCCCAGCGCTCGACTCGACGCCGAAATCCTTTTGGCCGATCTCCTCAACTTGCAAAGAGTCAAACTCTACGTAAACTTCGAACGGCTTTTGACGGAAACCGAAAAGAACGCTTACAGAGAAAGAATCGTAGATCGTTCTAAAAACAAACCCACTGCTTATATCACCGGACAAAAAGCGTTTTACAACTCCGTCTTTTTCGTGAACGAATCGGTCCTGATTCCGAGACCCGAAACGGAAGAATTGGTCGAGAAAATAATCCTCGATTTCAAAGAAAATGAGAAGGAACAAACCGTTTTGGATCTTTGCACCGGAAGCGGTTGTATCGGGATCAGTCTGAAACTTGCGCGAAAGGATTGGAACGTAATTTTAAGCGACGTTTCCGAAGAAGCGCTTGCAACCGCACGGAAAAATGCGGAAAAAATTCTTCCCGAAGAAAACGAATCCATTCAATTTTTGGAAAGTGATTTGTTCGCGTCGATTCCTTCCGAGCTACGATTCGATTTGATCGCGACCAACCCGCCTTACATCCCTTTGACGGACAAGGAAACGATGATGAAGGACGTGATCGACTACGAACCGCATCTTGCCTTGTTCCTGGAAAACCCGAAGGAATTTCTGACCCGATTGATCGACGAAGCCCGTTCTCGTTTGAACGAAGGCGGCAGGGTTTATATGGAAACCCTTCCTTCTCTCGCGCCGGTTCTCGTAGCGGAAGCGATCGCCAACGGCTGGAAAGAAGGAAAGGTGGAAAAAGATCTTTCCGGAAAAGATCGCTTTGTCGTTTTAACGAGATATTAA
- a CDS encoding Crp/Fnr family transcriptional regulator, translating into MDMMLESMFSKFGQTYEPNQIIFCENEPGNNFYLIQSGKVKIVKTVPNPTKKEDYLIKTLDILEQGDIFGEMAILEEQPRSATAIAISEVKVLNFNRANFELLMTKNPMLALKILTIFSVRINDAKRRLLILLMDDIQGKVADVFLMLYEKMHAHSDFKEIVLNVSQHDVAEWCAQPVGEVQKVLNTLSKSGKIELYEDKIVIHNIADFQRIVAQKRKPNS; encoded by the coding sequence ATGGATATGATGCTCGAATCCATGTTTTCGAAATTCGGTCAGACCTACGAACCGAATCAGATCATCTTCTGTGAAAACGAACCTGGAAATAATTTTTATCTGATTCAATCCGGAAAGGTGAAGATCGTTAAGACCGTTCCGAACCCGACTAAAAAAGAGGACTATCTCATCAAAACCTTGGATATTCTCGAACAAGGGGATATCTTCGGCGAGATGGCGATCTTAGAAGAACAACCCCGCTCCGCAACCGCGATCGCGATTTCGGAAGTGAAGGTATTGAACTTCAATCGCGCAAACTTCGAACTGCTGATGACCAAAAATCCGATGCTCGCGTTGAAAATTCTCACCATCTTTTCGGTGAGAATCAACGACGCCAAACGAAGACTTCTCATTCTTCTGATGGACGACATTCAGGGAAAGGTCGCGGACGTATTCTTAATGTTATACGAAAAGATGCACGCTCACAGCGATTTTAAAGAGATCGTTCTCAACGTTTCCCAGCACGACGTGGCGGAATGGTGCGCGCAACCCGTGGGAGAAGTTCAAAAAGTTCTCAACACTCTTTCCAAAAGCGGCAAAATCGAACTCTACGAAGACAAAATTGTTATACACAATATCGCGGACTTTCAGAGAATAGTCGCACAAAAACGGAAACCGAATTCATAA
- a CDS encoding tetratricopeptide repeat protein: MAGPIIRNYKGGSIIYFEKDKAEDIYVLRNGRVILTFPAVDTGQEVKEDVRIGEFFGVKSALGKYPREETAQVIGSATVLVFKPNEFEQFVAEKTHLILKMMKVFSSQLRQVHKKLKEILGQSDTRNPAFELMNVAEVFYKNNNLPHAVYAFEKYLQNYPGTAYSGRATELLELARRGNPFPLNMPPLVYEGSTSRVTPETLQNIMKPAVEKSAITAGVDNSITSLYNRAHTLVNVGKHGEAMVIYKDLLNRTDFKFDSEKKLVENSLFQLGVCLLKQNDLDNANSSFSTYIKKYPSGESIKESLFHLAEISELQGDRQRARMLYGKVALLPPEKDSISQKSRLKAKEMST; encoded by the coding sequence TTGGCCGGTCCGATCATCAGAAATTATAAAGGCGGATCCATCATATATTTTGAGAAGGATAAAGCCGAGGATATTTACGTCCTAAGGAACGGTCGCGTCATTCTTACGTTTCCTGCCGTGGACACCGGACAAGAGGTGAAAGAAGACGTCCGGATCGGAGAATTCTTCGGAGTCAAATCGGCCCTCGGCAAATACCCCAGAGAAGAAACCGCTCAAGTAATCGGAAGTGCGACCGTCCTCGTTTTTAAACCGAACGAGTTCGAACAATTCGTTGCCGAAAAAACCCATCTCATTCTCAAGATGATGAAGGTTTTTTCCAGCCAGCTCAGACAGGTTCACAAAAAGCTCAAAGAAATTTTGGGCCAATCCGACACGCGCAATCCGGCGTTCGAGTTGATGAACGTCGCGGAAGTTTTCTACAAAAACAACAATCTTCCTCACGCAGTCTACGCGTTTGAAAAATATCTGCAGAATTATCCCGGAACTGCGTATTCAGGACGCGCGACCGAACTTCTCGAACTCGCGAGAAGAGGAAACCCCTTCCCTTTGAACATGCCTCCGTTGGTGTATGAAGGAAGCACGAGCCGAGTAACGCCCGAAACATTACAAAACATCATGAAACCCGCCGTTGAAAAATCCGCGATCACGGCCGGTGTGGACAACTCGATCACTTCGCTTTACAATCGCGCTCACACGCTCGTGAACGTAGGCAAACACGGGGAAGCGATGGTGATCTATAAGGATCTTTTGAACAGAACCGATTTCAAATTCGATTCGGAAAAGAAGCTGGTGGAGAATTCTCTCTTTCAACTCGGAGTTTGTCTGTTGAAACAGAACGATCTCGACAACGCGAATTCTTCCTTTTCGACTTATATCAAAAAATATCCATCGGGAGAATCGATCAAAGAATCCCTCTTCCATCTCGCCGAAATCTCCGAACTGCAAGGGGATCGTCAGAGAGCGAGAATGCTTTACGGTAAGGTCGCGCTTCTGCCGCCCGAAAAGGACAGCATCTCCCAAAAATCCAGACTGAAAGCCAAGGAGATGAGTACCTGA
- a CDS encoding amidohydrolase family protein, producing MEFEIVNACIVTKDQWIPNGSIVVKDGIISSVNAGGPPTGKRIRLNVNGLYVYPGFINAHDHLLSTYLPKVAPSKPYLNWLPWDNDLKSSIVFSERQQLDPEQLYLLGSYKNLISGVTSVQDHIPHFVQDPFVETMPVRILDKYALSHSICSYSLNWGEGPKEEYAKALKQNIPYITRIAEGFDSESRDSLKVLNKLGCLGEHTVLIHGVVLSESDIALIAEKKAHLVWCPEANLFLYERTTDIRDLLKHKVNVSLGTDSSICGSLNLLEEIRAARKFYQSEYGEDLSPKTLFEMVTSNPAKAFRIEKQLGSIEEGKIADLVVLTRNSEDPYSNLCQSDLNSIRLVLRDGVPVYGDVSLESFFEESGAAVERIRIDNADKYLVASPGKLLESLVISLGYKKDLAFFPAQKEFDNFE from the coding sequence ATGGAATTCGAAATCGTCAACGCCTGCATCGTAACCAAGGACCAATGGATTCCGAACGGAAGCATCGTTGTCAAAGACGGAATCATTTCCTCCGTAAACGCGGGCGGCCCCCCTACCGGAAAAAGGATCCGTCTGAACGTAAACGGACTCTATGTTTATCCGGGATTCATCAACGCGCACGATCATCTTCTAAGCACGTATCTTCCCAAGGTCGCGCCAAGCAAACCGTATCTGAATTGGCTTCCCTGGGACAACGATCTAAAATCGTCGATCGTATTTTCGGAAAGACAGCAGCTCGACCCAGAACAGCTCTATCTTCTCGGTTCTTATAAGAATTTGATCTCGGGTGTAACCTCGGTTCAGGATCACATTCCTCATTTTGTGCAGGACCCGTTCGTCGAAACGATGCCCGTGAGAATTCTCGACAAATACGCGTTATCCCACAGCATCTGCAGCTATTCTTTGAATTGGGGGGAAGGACCCAAGGAAGAATATGCAAAAGCTCTAAAGCAGAACATTCCTTATATCACACGGATCGCGGAAGGATTCGATTCCGAATCGAGGGATTCTTTAAAGGTTCTGAACAAACTCGGTTGTCTCGGAGAACATACGGTATTGATTCACGGAGTCGTTTTATCCGAATCGGACATCGCTTTGATCGCCGAAAAAAAGGCGCATCTGGTTTGGTGTCCCGAAGCGAATCTGTTTTTATACGAAAGAACGACGGATATTCGCGATCTGTTGAAACACAAAGTCAACGTTTCTCTCGGAACGGATTCCAGCATCTGCGGCTCGCTCAACCTTCTGGAGGAAATCCGCGCCGCGAGAAAATTTTATCAAAGCGAATACGGAGAAGACCTTTCTCCGAAAACGCTTTTCGAAATGGTAACGTCTAATCCTGCAAAGGCATTTCGAATCGAAAAACAACTCGGAAGTATCGAAGAGGGAAAAATCGCGGATTTGGTCGTATTAACGAGAAACTCGGAAGATCCGTATTCCAATCTCTGCCAATCCGATTTAAACAGCATACGCCTCGTTCTCCGAGACGGAGTCCCCGTTTACGGAGACGTTAGTTTGGAATCTTTTTTTGAAGAATCCGGCGCTGCGGTGGAAAGAATTCGCATCGATAATGCCGATAAATATTTAGTTGCATCTCCCGGAAAACTCCTGGAGTCCCTTGTCATCTCCCTTGGCTACAAAAAGGATTTGGCATTTTTCCCCGCACAGAAAGAATTTGATAACTTTGAGTAG
- a CDS encoding LIC_10271 family cell wall hydrolase produces the protein MNRVFSKIGILLLFPILSQIFAAGSQNLSFYTVEKGDTYYSLGKKFKVDYHKIMEWNGKKQTDSLVPGEKLRVQKSQRENDKPSPISKSIRPLPDESFDSSRPHLHFPLKSRAPVQTPFNKLTFAPHKGVLFKASRHNEVRPATSGKVLVVDEMEGYKKYVILEHKNGYSSVYANLKSVSVSEGETVDSSKILGALESGKGLYFQLNRGSVPVDPGLQIR, from the coding sequence ATGAACCGCGTCTTTTCGAAAATCGGAATTCTTTTACTTTTTCCGATCCTTTCCCAGATCTTTGCGGCCGGATCGCAGAATCTTTCCTTTTACACCGTCGAAAAGGGAGATACCTACTATTCTCTGGGAAAAAAATTCAAAGTCGATTATCATAAAATTATGGAATGGAACGGAAAAAAACAGACCGACTCCCTTGTGCCCGGTGAAAAGCTGCGGGTTCAAAAGTCGCAACGGGAGAATGACAAACCTTCTCCGATTTCCAAATCGATTCGGCCGCTGCCGGATGAATCGTTCGACTCTTCCCGACCTCATCTTCACTTTCCGTTGAAAAGCCGCGCGCCGGTGCAGACTCCGTTCAACAAACTTACGTTCGCTCCGCACAAAGGCGTTTTATTCAAAGCGTCGCGGCATAACGAGGTTCGACCGGCTACTTCCGGCAAGGTGTTGGTCGTGGACGAGATGGAAGGATATAAGAAATACGTAATATTAGAACATAAGAACGGTTATTCGAGCGTGTATGCCAATCTCAAAAGCGTATCCGTATCCGAAGGAGAAACCGTCGATTCCTCCAAAATCCTGGGCGCCCTTGAATCGGGCAAAGGACTTTATTTTCAACTGAACCGCGGAAGCGTTCCGGTAGACCCGGGTCTGCAAATTCGATAA
- the fusA gene encoding elongation factor G, whose amino-acid sequence MSTAVAEFKPSEKLLKTRNIGISAHIDSGKTTLTERILFYTNRIHAIHEVRGKDGVGAKMDSMDLERERGITIQSAATYCQWKDHTINIIDTPGHVDFTVEVERSLRVLDSAILVLCGVAGVQSQSITVDRQMRRYNVPRVAFINKLDRTGANPFRVIEQLKEKLKHNAVPVQIPIGLENDLKGIVDLVKMKAYYFEGKDGMDIQEKEIPDDLKELAQKKHEELLDAASMFSDELTEALLEGTPTEEMIKKAIRTGTIELKLTPVFMGSAFKNKGVQKLLDGVLDYLASPVDVKNKALDQNNNEEMIVLESNYEKPLVCLAFKLEDGRYGQLTYVRVYQGKLSKGMTIYNMSNNKKHNVGRLCRMHSDEMEDIDYAEAGDIIALFGIDCASGDTFTDGKLKVSMESMFVPAPVISLTIEAKESKHLNNLAKALNRFTKEDPTFQTHVDPESGQTIIKGMGELHLEVYIERMKREYGVELITGAPQVAYRETITSKADFDYTHKKQTGGQGQFGRVAGYMEPIPLEETLDYDFVNKVVGGAIPREYIQSVDKGFKSCLERGSLIGFPIIGVRCVINDGAYHDVDSSDMAFQIAGRYAFRQGFNKANPQILEPIMKVEVDGPSEFQGAILGSLNQRRGMILNTTEEDAYCKTEAEVPLADMFGYSTVLRSSTQGKAEFSMEFSRYAPVPRNVAEELMKKYKVNNKDED is encoded by the coding sequence ATGAGCACTGCTGTAGCCGAATTCAAACCGAGCGAAAAACTTCTTAAAACCAGAAACATTGGGATTTCCGCCCACATCGATTCTGGAAAAACGACCCTTACCGAAAGAATTCTGTTTTATACAAACCGAATTCACGCCATTCACGAAGTTCGTGGAAAGGACGGAGTCGGTGCGAAGATGGACAGCATGGACCTCGAAAGAGAAAGAGGAATCACCATCCAGTCCGCTGCGACCTATTGCCAGTGGAAAGATCACACGATCAACATCATCGACACACCGGGTCACGTTGACTTTACCGTCGAGGTAGAGCGTTCCCTCCGTGTATTGGATTCCGCGATCCTCGTTCTTTGCGGCGTTGCGGGCGTTCAATCACAGTCGATCACCGTGGACCGTCAGATGAGACGTTACAACGTTCCTCGCGTCGCATTCATCAACAAACTCGACAGAACGGGAGCAAACCCTTTCCGCGTCATCGAACAACTTAAGGAAAAACTGAAACACAACGCGGTTCCGGTTCAAATTCCTATCGGTTTGGAAAACGATCTGAAAGGAATCGTCGACCTCGTTAAAATGAAAGCTTACTACTTCGAAGGTAAGGACGGAATGGACATCCAGGAAAAAGAAATTCCGGATGATCTGAAAGAACTCGCTCAAAAGAAACACGAAGAACTTTTGGACGCGGCTTCCATGTTCTCCGACGAATTGACCGAAGCTCTTCTCGAAGGAACTCCAACCGAAGAGATGATCAAAAAGGCGATCCGTACCGGTACGATCGAACTCAAGCTGACCCCCGTTTTTATGGGTTCCGCTTTTAAAAACAAAGGAGTTCAAAAACTTCTGGACGGAGTTTTGGATTATCTCGCAAGCCCTGTGGACGTTAAGAACAAGGCTCTCGACCAAAACAACAACGAAGAAATGATCGTTCTCGAATCGAACTACGAGAAACCTCTGGTTTGCCTCGCGTTCAAACTTGAAGACGGTCGTTACGGTCAGCTCACGTATGTGCGCGTTTACCAAGGAAAACTTTCCAAAGGTATGACCATCTACAACATGTCGAATAATAAGAAGCACAACGTAGGTCGACTCTGTCGGATGCACTCCGACGAGATGGAAGATATCGACTACGCGGAAGCCGGCGATATCATCGCTCTTTTCGGAATCGATTGCGCTTCCGGGGATACGTTCACGGACGGAAAACTCAAAGTTTCCATGGAGTCCATGTTCGTTCCCGCTCCGGTGATTTCACTTACCATCGAAGCAAAAGAATCGAAACACTTGAACAACCTTGCAAAAGCGTTGAACCGTTTTACCAAGGAAGATCCTACGTTCCAAACTCACGTAGATCCGGAATCCGGACAAACCATCATCAAAGGGATGGGAGAACTTCACCTCGAAGTTTATATCGAGCGGATGAAACGCGAATACGGAGTGGAGCTGATTACGGGAGCGCCTCAGGTTGCATATCGTGAAACGATCACTTCGAAAGCGGATTTTGATTATACCCACAAAAAGCAGACCGGTGGTCAAGGTCAGTTCGGTCGCGTTGCGGGTTATATGGAACCGATCCCACTCGAAGAAACTTTGGATTACGACTTCGTAAACAAAGTCGTGGGTGGTGCGATCCCAAGAGAATACATCCAATCCGTAGACAAAGGATTCAAGAGCTGCTTGGAGCGCGGGTCCCTCATCGGGTTCCCGATCATCGGTGTTCGCTGCGTGATCAACGACGGTGCTTACCATGATGTCGACTCTTCGGATATGGCGTTCCAAATCGCGGGTCGTTATGCGTTCCGTCAGGGATTCAACAAAGCGAATCCTCAGATTCTCGAGCCGATCATGAAAGTGGAAGTCGACGGACCTTCCGAGTTCCAAGGAGCGATCCTCGGATCTCTGAACCAAAGACGCGGTATGATTCTGAATACGACCGAAGAGGATGCTTACTGTAAAACGGAAGCCGAAGTTCCTCTTGCGGACATGTTCGGATATTCTACCGTATTGCGTTCCTCAACTCAAGGAAAGGCGGAATTCTCCATGGAATTCTCCAGATACGCTCCGGTTCCAAGAAACGTAGCGGAAGAGTTGATGAAAAAATACAAGGTCAACAACAAAGACGAAGATTGA